Within candidate division KSB1 bacterium, the genomic segment AAAATTGTGGAGGAAAAAATGGCCAAGAGTCCTCAAGAATTTCAGGAATATCGCCGCCGCATGAACGAGCGCATTCTGTCGGTGGATAATCTTTCAATCCGCCGTTTCTTTAACTTGGACGGCGCCGTTTATAAAGACGGCGCGTTGGATGCCAAAGTGAAAGAAATGCTCGGGTTGGTTGCCTCGATGGTGCTCCGCTGCAACGACTGCATCGCGTATCATCTCATCCAATGCTGCGAGGCCGGCGCCACCGATGAAGAGCTGTTCGAGTGCTTTTCGATCGCTCTGATTGTCGGCGGCTCGATCGTCATCCCCCACCTGCGCTATGCGGTGGAATTCCTCGACCAGCTGCGGCAGCAGCCCTCATAACGTCAAGAGGGCTGCTGATTTCAGGGCTCAGGCAATTATGGAAATATGGTCCTGAACGCGCGGCGGCTCGTGGGGTTGCGGTTGAGCGGCCGGTTTGCCGAACGCGGCGGCGGTCACAAGTTGCCACGGTTCCTTAACGCCGAGCAGTTCTTCCAAATCGGTTCGCGCCGCCATCAATCCGGAAAGCCAGCAGCCGCCCAGGCCGAATTCCGCTGCAGAAAGAAGCATGTTCTCGACGGCGGCACCGATGCTCTGCAAATCGGGATGGCGGCGCATTTCGTTGATGGTCTCGTGGCTCAGTTTCCCCAAATCATCGGCAACGGCGTGGTAGGGCTTGGCTGCGATCAAGATCAGCGCCGGCGCCTCTGCGAAAATCGTCGCATAATGATCAACGGTTTTCAGCAGGTTGCCTTTGTCGGTGCCTCCGAAAAGTTCCTCGAGTCGACGATGAACCAACTGCGCCATTTTGCCGATGAATTCCCGGTTGGTTACTAGGTAAAACCGCCAAGGCCGCTCGTCTGCCACGGCAGGCGCATAAAGAGCTCTTTCCACCAACTTTTGCAAAAGTTCCGGCGAAACAGGTTCTGATGTAAATTTTCGTACCGTTCTGCGGGTTCGGATCGCTTCGTACAATTCCATGGAGTCTCCTCTTTAGTTTTTGTTGTTATAATGCAAAAGAGCTGAAAATAATTCCAATGCTGCTTTTGATGCTTGTGTTTAAAGATGGTTTTAAGTATACTTTAAGAGGAGTTGAAAAGGAATCTGCCGCATGCAGGTTTGTCATGTTGTAAAATTGTGGGCGATGCCCGTTTTATTGTGCACCCTGTCTTGGCTTTCGAATGCCCAATCTGCTCAAAACCCGCAATATTTTGAGGCTCTGCGGCTGATTCAGCTCGACCGGCAAGAGGAGGCTCTGCGTATTCTCAAGTCTCTCCATCGCGAATCGCCGCAAAACCTCGAGGTGATCCGCAAGATCGGCGAGCTCGAGTTCCGCCTGGAGCGATGGAGCAACGCCAAAGATTGGTATCGAAAACTCTATGA encodes:
- a CDS encoding carboxymuconolactone decarboxylase family protein, which gives rise to MAKSPQEFQEYRRRMNERILSVDNLSIRRFFNLDGAVYKDGALDAKVKEMLGLVASMVLRCNDCIAYHLIQCCEAGATDEELFECFSIALIVGGSIVIPHLRYAVEFLDQLRQQPS
- a CDS encoding nitroreductase family protein encodes the protein MELYEAIRTRRTVRKFTSEPVSPELLQKLVERALYAPAVADERPWRFYLVTNREFIGKMAQLVHRRLEELFGGTDKGNLLKTVDHYATIFAEAPALILIAAKPYHAVADDLGKLSHETINEMRRHPDLQSIGAAVENMLLSAAEFGLGGCWLSGLMAARTDLEELLGVKEPWQLVTAAAFGKPAAQPQPHEPPRVQDHISIIA